In the genome of Arabidopsis thaliana chromosome 4, partial sequence, the window TCTGATAAGAGTTGCTGTTTCTCTTTCCCAAATTAAAGTATGTATACGCCTTGATGTTCTTGGTCAAATGTGAATGGTTAATGTCTCTTTTGGTTCAAAGAGAATTATTCGGTCTTCTTAATTATTTCGACCAAAGATTACTAGATTGGTATTGATTTTCTCGAAAACGTTTTTCATCGTAGTTTGTTTTGACCAAAAAGCGTTAAAAACATGGAAATTATTATGCCCTTCTTTCattgatcaaatttttatataccAAAGCCATAGTATTTTGATTCATTCCAATATTTTATACTGAGTATCACTGAGACActgactatatatatgtatgtattctCGCGCTATCCGTAATATGCTAGGTAATATAGCAGTGATTATTAAACGCATTAAGATCATCATACGTAATTCACGATAATTTGTAATCCAAAAACTTAGgtgtgaccaaaaaaaaaaaaagagttgaatcCTTCACCTACCAAAAAAATGGATTGTGACCAAAAGACCATGacatatcaaatttttagTGATTAAACCGATTTCTTCCAAGATgctagtatttgtttttatcttgcCATATTTTAGTGATTTTTCATAGTAGTAAATATATCACTTTGACCACATTTAAAGTTGATGTATGTCCCCTTCGCATTTGTCATGTCGGTTAGGCATTATATGTCTCCTTTTTTCCTGATCATATGCTCCTATCAATTTCTACAAACTCATGAAAACGATTACTAGCTATATAAATCAAGCATAGGGTTCATAACATGCAACTTTAATTCCCCACAATTATCGcaaataaaattgtatataaaGGGTTTATCGTAATTATCATAATGttaacattttcataatatAGATACTTTTGGTTTGACCATCTTTTCCTTAATATAagttaataaattaagatGCTCTTTTACTTGCAAACAGAAAGTTCTaatgtgaaaaagaaattgttattGCGTAATCATGATCTCACTTATCCGTCAGCATAAGTAACGATCCACTCCACATAGCTACGTCACTTAAAGTCCCATAGTaactaattttctttgaatgtTATAGCAAATTATTAGCAATGTATGATTCTTTGGGTCAAATCTTACactaaaaacatgaaaataatttgaatatcaagagattcatatattcatattttataaccaaaatatgtaGGGTCTAAATTATTGCTTCTTGACTAGGAATTACCTATGAATAATTATTAAGGTTCGTGAAACAGTgagggaaaaagaagaagaagaagagaagacagtCTCTAGCACGTGCCAGGTCATGTGTCGGCGACGGTCAAATGCCGGTGCAAGTGTTTCCACGTGGCAGCCTAATACTCCCAAAAtataatcttttgttttcgtaaACTTTTTTCCCTTTGAATCTTTGACTGCCTCTTACTGCATTCTTCACACCAAACGACCGGCCGGTGACTGAGTGTTTCCGGTTTCCGGTAACACATAGTCTTCGCTGACTAAGACTCCTTCAATAACGTCGTCTTCTTCCACGCGCCGTTTAGTCGTAGCGCGTGTTATCAAGCCCGTCCACTATATATGCCACGTATAGAGTGgggaagaaaatgaaggtGAGAACTTTTCATGTCCTACTTTTTGGCCCCATAAAAAAGGCAGCACACAAAAATAACCCAAAATTTATGCATGTTTATCAAAtgtggaaaaataaaagtagaattttaggaaatttatACGAAGATACAATGCAAAGACTCGAAGAAATGTATTTAGTGGTATAGAAATACTTGCAAGTAAGCATATTctgaattaaaaatatagaagcTTAAGTATGTTTCCTCACTAGAAGCCAGTTTTGCAGCtctatttttgtcaacttaGCTTTACGTAAAGTTCTTATTGCCCGAAACCAAAAAGTCATTCAAAAGGCATAACATGATatcacaaataaaattatcatcTACTTCTATATCTTAtttcttgaatatatatatatatatatatacctatCTATTAAGTTGCTTATCGTtcacattattaatttataattaacttTATGTACATTTGACTGataaacattaaaaagacTTATTTGAACCTTTTTGTATATGAATTCAAAATTATACTGATAAAATAACGTGAGGAAGAAATATTATGAAAGCttttaacatataaattaatttgcaTAGGAAAAAATTACACAACTTAAATTGAGATTAgttaagaaacaagaaaaaacaaagttgatagaaaaataaaagtattaacACGACTTTGGATTCACACACGTACCATTGAATTATATCTCAATACACTTTTACTTAATTAACTTATTTCCAAACCAAGTAGCCAAAATCATAttattcttctctctcttccttttttgagTTTCAAAATGCATAAATACGAGAACGAGAGACGAAGACCAAATTAAAGTCCAAGCACCAATCTAGACCTCTTAggaaaaaaacctaaaaacctAATCCCCAAACCTAAAAGGCTTatctcatctcttcttctttgtcttctttactctttttttacCTCTCTCTTCATTGTTCTTCACCATGTCTAATGAAACCAGAGATCTCTACAACTACCAATACCCTTCATCGTTTTCGTTGCACGAAATGATGAATCTGCCTACTTCAAATCCATCTTCTTATGGAAACCTCCCATCACAAAACGGTTTTAATCCATCTACTTATTCCTTCACCGATTGTCTCCAAAGTTCTCCAGCAGCGTATGAATCTCTACTTCAGAAAACTTTTGGTCTTTCTCCCTCTTCCTCAGAGGTTTTCAATTCTTCGATCGATCAAGAACCGAACCGTGATGTTACTAATGACGTAATCAATGGTGGTGCATGCAACGAGACTGAAACTAGGGTTTCTCCTTCTAATTCTTCCTCTAGTGAGGCTGATCACCCCGGTGAAGATTCCGGTAAGAGCCGGAGGAAACGAGAGTTAGTCGGTGAAGAAGatcaaatttccaaaaaagtgtAAGTCATAACTCTATAGGAACTTTTATGCAAAACATTGAACATCATTTGATCTCTTCGTTTAGGAATTTAGTCTAGCATGTGTATTAATTTTATAGTGTATTATTTTTCAGTGGGAAAACGAAAAAGACTGAggtgaagaaacaaagagagccACGAGTCTCGTTTATGACTAAAAGTGAAGTTGATCATCTTGAAGATGGTTATAGATGGAGAAAATACGGCCAAAAGGCTGTAAAAAATAGCCCTTATCCAAGGTAACTAAACtttccctttttattttttgaaattgctAGGCTTGTGAAAATTTGTGTTTAGAAAAATGCGACCATTATAGTGTAACTGATAATAGCCAATGGAAACGAAAATAGGAGTTACTATAGATGTACAACACAAAAGTGCAACGTGAAGAAACGAGTGGAGAGATCGTTCCAAGATCCAACGGTTGTGATTACAACTTACGAGGGTCAACACAACCACCCGATTCCGACTAATCTTCGAGGAAGTTCTGCCGCGGCTGCTATGTTCTCCGCAGACCTCATGACTCCAAGAAGCTTTGCACATGATATGTTTAGGACGGCAGCTTATACTAACGGCGGTTCTGTGGCGGCGGCTTTGGATTATGGATATGGACAAAGTGGTTATGGTAGTGTGAATTCAAACCCTAGTTCTCACCAAGTGTATCATCAAGGGGGTGAGTATGAGCTCTTGAGGGAGATTTTTCCTTCAATTTTCTTTAAGCAAGAGCCTTGATCGATCATTGTTATaactacatatattatatatattgagagagagaggtagagaaaaaaaaaacttatatgtAACTTAAGATCTTATTTTGTCTCTCTTATTTGCATGTACATATTTTTTCATGAAAGAATGAGACAGTTGGGCTTGcttatatatttgatgatgTTTAATGTGTTACCGTTGGATACATATTTTCGCTtccattttgtgaaattatattttcttcttttggttagttttttaCATTATGATATTATGCTGTGTAATTTGTACTATCATATGTAGAAGCGAAAAAGACATAACTCTAGCTAGGAGCCTACGATTGATCTCCCAAATGTtgattataatatatacatatgctTTTGGGAAACTTAAGTATTAAATTGACAAGTTCAAATGGTCAACTTCTTACTGATTTATATcttaataatcaaaaattacaaaaaaaagttacaagcTCATATGTGATGAAGAAATTAGAATCGGAAATTTAATGTAAGGGTGTTGATATAAAAGGTTCAAGTTGTAGACGACGAATATCTATGTGTGTGaacaagtaaagaaaaaacaaaacaagttgaGATCTAACCTTGTGTCCTAAGAGAATGGACCCGAATAAAAGATTTGACTGCTTCTGCTTTCTATCTTATCCACACACACATGGAAACATAGACTGTGGACCAATAATATTACCCCTACcatcaaaactgaaaacaatgttttaattcaaaaaacgaaaaataaaaagaaaatactaaacaataataaaattatatatcaaatctCAGATTTATAAAGAGTGAatgaattacaaaaaaaatttgaaggaACGAGAAGGATGCGAAGAAGAACCTTAGAAAAAGatctctttatatattaacttgTAAATGTGTTTGTGCAAATGAAAGTATAGGCAACAAAGTAATAGTGgattctctatatataagtattttATGAGGAACAAGAGGACCAAATTTCTGAATTAATAAGCAATACTATTATTTGGGAGCGCATTTGTGTCATATACCAAAGTCATTGAATTTAGCTGAAACTTGAAATCATGAGATGAACGAGTCATGAGATCATAGAACATGTGGATTTCTGAAATTTCAACATGCGCGCTCCAATGTAACTTCAGTTTCCTATTTGAAAActattcttaaattttgaaattcaactGATATGTCCAATCTCGAATCTTTTCATTATCAATTATCATACTCAATTTGTATTAAATCACTTCAAATacagtagtttttttttttttagtttaaagaCGTTTCTTAAAGGTTTTAAATGTTATGACACATTCACAATTATCATCACTGGTAAAATTTGCATTGGAGTGTTCTTGGAAAACATTCTTTCAATATAGTCATAAAATTACGTTTGACATATAATTCTTACAAACCTAAGGTATATTCGCAAAAATGTTATAGCAACTTtgagaaaacatattaaatatatacataaatccTTTCTATGTTCTAGATTTTGACTAAATATGTACATGTTTTGACTGAAGAATGATTTGGCCTACACAGATAACTATTAAAATGATCATATACCAAGTCAAATCATATATTGAATCATACGGGAAATCCATTTGACACAAATCTGTATTAGATGgaacatttattttagtattttcatattattttgcttataaaaagaaatctcGGTGataatgattttggttttgttttcggGGTCGTTATCAAATTCAcctaacaaaaacaaaaaaggaagcCAGAATGTTagaaagagaagcaaagtTATAAAAGATCTTCCGGGAGAATCAAGTAATTGCCAAACCCCCTAGTCCCTAGACAACTACAATCATATGACaaacattatattattttagaaaatacatacaaaagctccgtttttaaattgaaaaataagcTTATATCTAAAGAAAGATCAATTTATTACGTCAATTTTAAGAAGAATTTTAAGCATATTCTAATGGTGGAATATCATCTTTCAAATACTTCCCAAACACCAAATCTAGGCATCGAAACCGTTGTGGACGTGTAGATATCATTTGTAATCTATTGCCAATGACCGATTGAttgtatcatcatcaaaatgaaaaatgcgTGGatattgtaaaaataaaaattttagttGACAAACTCATGTCATGCGACATAACTCATTGGGTCAGGCAAAATACTACATTCGAATCCAAATCTGGCAATTATAGCTAGCACTATTCCTTGTATCAAACCGGTAATAAAGCTAGAGGTAAAGTTGGCAAACATAGATAGTTTATAAACAACTATGCTTTCGGATATCATTGGTCTTCTTTTTGACTTACattcatattatataatgttGTTGCAAGTATATGATATGTTTcgaatgaaaagaaaaaaagtttcgaatgaccaatcttctcttctcgaTCAATAATTGGATTTTGCTGGTAAATGaattatttactatatatCTTCTTTGATACGTCTCTTCTTATTTAAATGAcataaaacaaatacaataatCCAAATTTTAGGCACGTCAACATTATTAACTCTTAAGTGGACATAAATAATCTCACTCTTGACGGTCTTTCAAAGGTATTGTATTAGCATGAAATTCTATATTAATTCTTAACATTTACctttatcttgtttttgttcctAAGAACGTTTTCTAAAATTCTCCAAAATGGGCCCAAAAGTATGAAATCCAAATTGAGCCCAAAGTTGTGATCCAGTGAAACGATAAAGCTCTCACGAGGTTCAAGCTCCCACAAGCTCAGATCGTGGGCGGTAAAAGAAACGGTTAACTAATtgtaaaaaatgatttttttttttctacttcacTAAAatattacagttttttttagcaaaaGTAAAAGTTTCGAGAAACTCTGAAAAAGCAGTTTTCAATCTTAGGAGCAGTGTATGTGTCATGTACATCGAGATGGAGAATTTTCGTTACCtgaaatttttcttcttcttcatctttgtaaTATTATCTCCTTCTGAAGCAGGAAATATAGTAGACAAAAGCTCTGTTTTCCTTGTTGATGTCCGTAGCTTTGGTGCTCGAGCTAATGACCACAGAGACCACACCAAGGTTTTTTTCAAACAACATTAGatctgtgttttttgtttttgtttttggtagaTTCATCTGTTTAGTTACAATAAATCAGCTAATAACTTGATGTTTTAAAAGGCCTTTGTAGCAGCATGGGACAAAGCATGCAAATCATCTTCAAGCTCTGTGAATCTTATAATCCCAAGAGGTGAATTCTCTGTTGGTTCTCTCAGATTCTCTGGTCCTTGCACTAATGTATCCAATCTCACTGTCCGAGTTAAGGTAGTTTTATCAACACTCTCCAAAATCTGTCTTTGTTGCGTTGTGTGCTTGATTTAATGCTTTCTTTCTGTCCACGTAACTGAAATTAGGGTCATCTCAAGGCATCAACTGATCTGTCAAAGTATAGATCAGGCGGTGGTTGGATTCAGTTTGGATGGATCAATGGCTTAACTCTTACCGGAGGTGGAACATTTGACGGTCAAGGCGCTTTAGCTTGGCCGTTTAATAACTGTACTTCTGATTCTAACTGCAAACTCCTTCCAACTGTGAGATTAACTCTACAAACATTGAATTTGATCTTAaggttttctccttttttaaagtatattaattgatttcaGAGCTTGAAGTTTGTGGGGATGAACAGAACAGTTGTGAGAAGGATAAGCTCAGTGAATAGCAAGTTCTTTCATATAGCATTAGTAGAATGCAGAGACTTCAAAGGGACAAGACTCAACATCACTGCTCCTTCTGATAGTCCAAATACAGATGGTATACATATCGAACGCAGTTCGAATGTGTATTTCTCGCGTTCACATATCGCAACTGGAGATGATTGTGTCTCGATAGGACAAGGAAATTCTCAGATTACAATCACAAGTATCAAATGTGGACCAGGACATGGTATCAGGTAAAAATATAACAGAAccgcttcttttttttggtctgtTTCTGCTGTTGAGTTTATTAAACGGTTTGATTTCTTGCGTTTCAAGCGTTGGGAGTTTAGGGAGATATCCAAATGAGAAAGATGTTAATGGACTGGTGGTGAAGGATTGCAAGATAAGCGGTACGACGAATGGGATAAGGATCAAAACTTGGGCTAATTCTCCTGGTCTAAGTGCTGCTACCAACATGACTTTTGAGAATATTATTATGAACAATGTGACTAATCCAATCATCATTGATCAGTCTTATTgtcctttctcttcttgcaTTTCAAATGTGAGTCTTCTTTAACACtcaaataagatttttttactGAAATGGGTatgagagatttgtttttgatatattttgttgttgtaggtaCCTTCAAAGGTTGAGCTGAGTGAGATATACTTCAAGAATATAAGAGGGACATCATCTTCACTGGTCGCGGTGCAGCTGCATTGTAGCAGAGGAATGCCATGTAAAAAAGTGTACTTAGAGAATGTTCATCTTGATCTTTCTTCGTCTGATGgaggaagaaaacagagtagtAACAGAGGAAATGAAgctgtctcttcttcttgtagaAACGTTAGAGCTAATTACATTGGGACTCAAATCCCACCTCCATGTcactaatcatcatcatcatcattactaTCGTCAATTCATCATTTTGAAGTTTATCTAGTACTTAAACTTTTGTGCTTTCTTTTTGGACACGTTATCTTCATATGGTCATATTAAGTTTGCTACTTTTGTTGTCTATAGATAAAGTGCTACTACGCTAAGGAATATTTTTGgctaaataataaaagaaatatgacaagaaaaaactggttggtaataaaaatttaaatttggttCGTGTTTAACGGTTGATAATACTGGTTGGTAAGTTTGATACTTTTGTCTATAGATAACTTGCTAGTACCCTAAGGATTTGTTTTGgctaaatataaaatatggcAAGAAAATTCTGGTTGGTAATAAAATTTGGTTCGTTTAAAGATAGGATCCTACAAAAATGGAGGAGATGATTCATTCCAAGAGTGCCATTTAACAATTCACGGGAAATGGTTAGTAGGACAAATTATAACGATATATGTAGtacttataattttaaaaactgaaatcTTAATGTAAACTAATACTAACTTTATTTATTAAAGAATAATATATGCATACGCATTTGCCTGTTATATAAGTAAGCAACACCATCTTTATTTGTTCCCTGACATATTTCTCCTTCAGGTTTCTATGATGGAACTAGAATCAGAAACTCAAGAACTCCATCTTCACGTAAATGGCGGTAAGTATTGTAACAGAAATTCCGGCGTAGAGAttcttgtgttcttcttcttttacttatgttcttgttctgtttcatgTGTTGATGGTAGAACCTGAAGGGAAATTTTCAACAGAAGAGAGAAGTCACAAGTACTCTTGGAGGTTAAGAGTGTCTCTCTATGTCACTCTCCTCTTAGCTGGAGAGACAATAGCCACTCTCTTAGGTAGACTTTACTACGAAAAAGGCGGTAAAAGCACATGGCTCGAAACCTTGGTTCAGCTTGTAGGGTTTCCTTTAACCCTTCCTTGCTATTATTACTTAAAGCCTGAGCCGTCCAAGACTAAAaccattaccaaaaaaactaCTTCTTCCTTCTTGACACTATCTTTAGTGTATATTGGACTTGGCTTGCTTGTTGCTGGACATTGTATTTTGTACTCATTTGGGCTACTTTACCTTCCTGTCTCAACTTTCTCTTTGATCTCTGCGTCGCAATTGGCTTTTAACGCCGTCTTCTCTTACTTCCTAAACTCACAAAAAATCACACCATTTATACTCAATTCACTTGTTCTCTTAACCATATCTTCTACACTTCTTGTTATCCAACATGAACCAGAATCTCCCTCTTCTACTTCAAAGTCCGCAGCCAAGTCCAAGTATGTGATTGGATACATCTGCGCGGTCGGTAGCTCAGCTGGTTATTCTCTGGTGCTTTCTTTAACAGATTACGCGTTCGAAAAGATTCTAAAGAAATACACATTCAAGGCTATTTTAGACATGGCCACATATCCGTCTATGGTAGCTACTTGTGTAGTTGTGGTAGGACTTTTTGGAAGTGGTGGGTGGAAAAAGCTGAGTACAGAAATGGAAGAGTTTCAACTAGGGAAAAGCTCATACATTTTGATAAACATCGGTTCAACGATATCATGGCAAGCTTGTTTGATTGGAAGTGTTGGTTTGATTATCGAAGTTTCATCGCTTTTTTCCAATGTCATAAGCACTCTTTGTTTACCAGTTGTGCCTGTTCTTGCTGTTGTCTTCTTCCGTGATGAGATGAGTGGAATCAAGTTGGTTGCAATGTTTTTGGCCATCTGGGGATTTGTTTCTTATGGTTATCAGCATTATGTCAATGATAGAAAGCCAGAAGAAGACCAAGAGCTTCCTCAgtctaaagaagaagaagaacaaaaacaagtagATACCATTCATGTCCAAGCTTAGGCAAAGAtccaagaaaaccaaaagcttTTGTAATTTGAACCAGtttaatctaaaataaaaatgagttatatatattgtagGCACTACAAATAAAATTGGTAAGTGTCTCAAGGTCTCACAGTCTTCATGTATCTTTGTTGACTTCTGAATCCAAGTCAAGTGTACTTATGGCCTTCCCGTCTTGTTGTATCGTTGTTGACTTCCAAATCCACAAAATAGATTActaacataacaaaaacaagtaataatttttttttttcaagtggACGGACACTTGAGCCAATAAGATTAGAATAAGATACAACAATATCAAGCGTCTATATATCTGTTTTCACCAAACTCAGCCTACTTTAACAACGTTGTGTATAAGaagttttcttaaaaccgCCAATTAAAAGGTTTCAATAATTCAAAGTCAACGGTAAACATCTTTACAGAAATATGATGCACTTGTTCCCACCAaccttcatatatataaaagcttTACCAAAACTCTGTTTGTGGGAAGTCCTCTTAGAGTGGTCATGGAAATAACTCAAGTAATCTATGTCAATGGTAAGCAAGATGCATCTCGTAGTGTAGATTACTTGATTCTTTTCGCTAACctgttgtttttgatgttttcagaTCATAACAACATAGAAGCAAACCTAACAGGTCAGGAGGAAATGAATACCACCATGGAAATCGAATCTTCGTCCGTACCTCAATCGAAGAACTATAAGAAATGGCTTCGTATTTCCATTTACGTGTTCTTTGTCCTTGCTTGCCAAGCACTTTCTACAATTTTGGGCAGAGTTTACTATGAAAATGGTGGGAAGAGTACATGGATGGGAACACTTGTCCAACTAATCGGCTTCCctgttctgtttctcttccGCTTCTTTTCCCAAACCAAAAATCCCAAACCAACAGAAGCAGATTTCAGAAAGTTCTCTTCCTTCACCATTCTTGGATCAGTTTACATCGTTACTGGACTATTAGTGTCTGCTAACTCTTATATGTCCTCTGTTGGTTTACTATACTTACCAGTTTCTACTTTCTCCCTCATCTTGGCCTCACAATTGGCCTTCACTGCCTTCTTCTCATATTTTCTAAACTCGCAGAAGTTCACACCTTTCATTGtgaattctctgtttctccttaCTATTTCCTCTGCCCTCCTCGTGGTCAACACTGATTCGGAAAACACAGCAAAAGTGTCTAGAGTAAAATATGTGATAGGGATAATATGTACCATTGGTGCTTCTGCTGGGATTGGATTGCTGCTATCCCTGGTACAACTGATCCTCAGGAAGGTTTTAAAGAAGCAAACATTCTCAACGGTCACTGACTTGGTCGCTTACCAATCTCTAGTTGCAAGCTGTGTGGTTCTCATAGGACTTTTCGCAAGCGGGGAGTGGAAAACTTTAACAAGTGAGATGGAAAACTACAAACTGGGGAAAGTGCCATACGTTATGACTTTGGCCTCGATAGCTATTTCCTGGCAAGTCTACACCATTGGCGTCGTGGGACTGATCTTTGAGTCATCTTCTGTGTTCTCCAATTCCATAACTGCTGTGGGATTGCCTATAGTTCCAGTTGTAGCAGTGATTGTTTTCCATGATA includes:
- the PUP8 gene encoding purine permease 8 (purine permease 8 (PUP8); CONTAINS InterPro DOMAIN/s: Protein of unknown function DUF250 (InterPro:IPR004853); BEST Arabidopsis thaliana protein match is: purine permease 7 (TAIR:AT4G18197.1); Has 35333 Blast hits to 34131 proteins in 2444 species: Archae - 798; Bacteria - 22429; Metazoa - 974; Fungi - 991; Plants - 531; Viruses - 0; Other Eukaryotes - 9610 (source: NCBI BLink).); amino-acid sequence: MEITQVIYVNDHNNIEANLTGQEEMNTTMEIESSSVPQSKNYKKWLRISIYVFFVLACQALSTILGRVYYENGGKSTWMGTLVQLIGFPVLFLFRFFSQTKNPKPTEADFRKFSSFTILGSVYIVTGLLVSANSYMSSVGLLYLPVSTFSLILASQLAFTAFFSYFLNSQKFTPFIVNSLFLLTISSALLVVNTDSENTAKVSRVKYVIGIICTIGASAGIGLLLSLVQLILRKVLKKQTFSTVTDLVAYQSLVASCVVLIGLFASGEWKTLTSEMENYKLGKVPYVMTLASIAISWQVYTIGVVGLIFESSSVFSNSITAVGLPIVPVVAVIVFHDKMNASKIFSIILAIWGFISFVYQHYLDEKKLKTSHTSPVGDPHLLPAEEGHTNIHSV
- the PUP6 gene encoding purine permease 6 (purine permease 6 (PUP6); CONTAINS InterPro DOMAIN/s: Protein of unknown function DUF250 (InterPro:IPR004853); BEST Arabidopsis thaliana protein match is: Drug/metabolite transporter superfamily protein (TAIR:AT4G18220.1); Has 383 Blast hits to 375 proteins in 24 species: Archae - 0; Bacteria - 4; Metazoa - 10; Fungi - 2; Plants - 348; Viruses - 0; Other Eukaryotes - 19 (source: NCBI BLink).), producing MMELESETQELHLHVNGEPEGKFSTEERSHKYSWRLRVSLYVTLLLAGETIATLLGRLYYEKGGKSTWLETLVQLVGFPLTLPCYYYLKPEPSKTKTITKKTTSSFLTLSLVYIGLGLLVAGHCILYSFGLLYLPVSTFSLISASQLAFNAVFSYFLNSQKITPFILNSLVLLTISSTLLVIQHEPESPSSTSKSAAKSKYVIGYICAVGSSAGYSLVLSLTDYAFEKILKKYTFKAILDMATYPSMVATCVVVVGLFGSGGWKKLSTEMEEFQLGKSSYILINIGSTISWQACLIGSVGLIIEVSSLFSNVISTLCLPVVPVLAVVFFRDEMSGIKLVAMFLAIWGFVSYGYQHYVNDRKPEEDQELPQSKEEEEQKQVDTIHVQA
- the WRKY28 gene encoding WRKY DNA-binding protein 28 (WRKY DNA-binding protein 28 (WRKY28); CONTAINS InterPro DOMAIN/s: DNA-binding WRKY (InterPro:IPR003657), Transcription factor, WRKY group IIc (InterPro:IPR017396); BEST Arabidopsis thaliana protein match is: WRKY DNA-binding protein 8 (TAIR:AT5G46350.1); Has 1807 Blast hits to 1807 proteins in 277 species: Archae - 0; Bacteria - 0; Metazoa - 736; Fungi - 347; Plants - 385; Viruses - 0; Other Eukaryotes - 339 (source: NCBI BLink).), with the protein product MSNETRDLYNYQYPSSFSLHEMMNLPTSNPSSYGNLPSQNGFNPSTYSFTDCLQSSPAAYESLLQKTFGLSPSSSEVFNSSIDQEPNRDVTNDVINGGACNETETRVSPSNSSSSEADHPGEDSGKSRRKRELVGEEDQISKKVGKTKKTEVKKQREPRVSFMTKSEVDHLEDGYRWRKYGQKAVKNSPYPRSYYRCTTQKCNVKKRVERSFQDPTVVITTYEGQHNHPIPTNLRGSSAAAAMFSADLMTPRSFAHDMFRTAAYTNGGSVAAALDYGYGQSGYGSVNSNPSSHQVYHQGGEYELLREIFPSIFFKQEP
- a CDS encoding Pectin lyase-like superfamily protein (Pectin lyase-like superfamily protein; FUNCTIONS IN: polygalacturonase activity; INVOLVED IN: carbohydrate metabolic process; LOCATED IN: endomembrane system; CONTAINS InterPro DOMAIN/s: Pectin lyase fold/virulence factor (InterPro:IPR011050), Pectin lyase fold (InterPro:IPR012334), Glycoside hydrolase, family 28 (InterPro:IPR000743), Parallel beta-helix repeat (InterPro:IPR006626); BEST Arabidopsis thaliana protein match is: Pectin lyase-like superfamily protein (TAIR:AT3G07840.1); Has 1807 Blast hits to 1807 proteins in 277 species: Archae - 0; Bacteria - 0; Metazoa - 736; Fungi - 347; Plants - 385; Viruses - 0; Other Eukaryotes - 339 (source: NCBI BLink).): MYIEMENFRYLKFFFFFIFVILSPSEAGNIVDKSSVFLVDVRSFGARANDHRDHTKAFVAAWDKACKSSSSSVNLIIPRGEFSVGSLRFSGPCTNVSNLTVRVKGHLKASTDLSKYRSGGGWIQFGWINGLTLTGGGTFDGQGALAWPFNNCTSDSNCKLLPTSLKFVGMNRTVVRRISSVNSKFFHIALVECRDFKGTRLNITAPSDSPNTDGIHIERSSNVYFSRSHIATGDDCVSIGQGNSQITITSIKCGPGHGISVGSLGRYPNEKDVNGLVVKDCKISGTTNGIRIKTWANSPGLSAATNMTFENIIMNNVTNPIIIDQSYCPFSSCISNVPSKVELSEIYFKNIRGTSSSLVAVQLHCSRGMPCKKVYLENVHLDLSSSDGGRKQSSNRGNEAVSSSCRNVRANYIGTQIPPPCH